One genomic segment of Hydrocarboniclastica marina includes these proteins:
- the chrA gene encoding chromate efflux transporter, giving the protein MREVTFKEALAVWIRIGFLSFGGPAGQIALMHQIIVDEKKWLDEPRFLHALNYCMLLPGPEAQQLATYVGWLLHGVKGGVVAGVLFILPGAIAIFALSWLYVSLGDVAVVEGVFFGLKAAVLAIVVQAMIRIGRRALKGKLMLALAVAGFMALFVFGLPFPLVVLSAAIIGYTAARRTTTPGSTQSEPASSTEPVVRVGTRRAALVCLLLWLLTLGGLLVLLGPDNVFSQIAVFFSKMATVTFGGAYAVLAYVAQQGVENFGWLQPGEMLEGLGLAETTPGPLILVTQFVGFLAAYREAGIEPSLLYASLGACLTLWVTFLPCFLWIFAGAPYVEKLRANKALSAALAAVTAVVVGVIANLALWFAVNALFTEHFRITTFGMDMSLPVPQSVDLAMAVLSAVAFILVFRLRMGVLSLLGILATLGALWVFWTAWV; this is encoded by the coding sequence TTGCGCGAGGTAACGTTCAAAGAGGCGCTTGCTGTCTGGATCCGGATTGGGTTTCTGAGTTTCGGTGGGCCAGCGGGACAGATCGCGTTGATGCACCAGATCATCGTCGATGAGAAAAAGTGGCTTGATGAGCCCCGTTTCCTTCACGCACTCAACTATTGCATGCTTCTTCCCGGGCCAGAAGCCCAGCAATTAGCGACTTACGTCGGATGGTTGCTGCACGGTGTAAAAGGCGGCGTGGTTGCTGGTGTTTTGTTCATTTTGCCCGGCGCGATAGCCATTTTTGCGCTGTCCTGGCTGTATGTCTCCCTGGGGGACGTGGCCGTGGTTGAAGGTGTCTTTTTTGGTCTGAAGGCAGCTGTGCTCGCGATTGTCGTGCAGGCGATGATCCGCATCGGCCGGCGGGCGCTCAAAGGGAAATTGATGCTTGCCCTGGCCGTGGCGGGCTTTATGGCGTTGTTCGTGTTTGGCTTGCCCTTTCCACTGGTAGTGCTCAGCGCTGCCATCATTGGCTACACCGCCGCAAGAAGGACGACGACACCGGGTTCAACCCAATCTGAGCCCGCTTCCTCTACGGAGCCGGTTGTTCGGGTCGGAACCAGGCGAGCGGCTCTGGTGTGCTTGTTGCTCTGGCTGCTCACCCTGGGTGGGCTGCTGGTACTGCTCGGCCCGGACAACGTATTTTCCCAGATCGCGGTGTTCTTCTCGAAGATGGCCACGGTAACTTTTGGCGGTGCGTATGCTGTTCTGGCTTATGTCGCACAGCAGGGGGTAGAGAATTTCGGGTGGCTCCAACCAGGCGAAATGCTGGAGGGGCTCGGCCTGGCTGAAACCACACCGGGCCCGCTTATTCTGGTGACGCAGTTTGTGGGATTCCTTGCTGCGTATCGGGAGGCGGGTATTGAACCCAGCCTTCTTTATGCCTCACTGGGCGCATGTCTGACATTGTGGGTTACTTTTCTGCCGTGTTTCCTCTGGATTTTCGCCGGCGCGCCTTACGTTGAGAAGCTGCGGGCCAATAAAGCACTGTCTGCGGCACTGGCGGCGGTGACCGCCGTTGTGGTCGGGGTCATAGCCAACCTGGCGCTATGGTTTGCCGTCAATGCACTGTTTACAGAGCACTTCCGGATTACCACGTTTGGTATGGATATGAGCCTACCCGTTCCGCAGAGCGTCGACTTGGCTATGGCGGTCTTGTCGGCGGTTGCCTTTATCCTGGTGTTCCGGCTGCGGATGGGTGTCCTGTCTTTGCTCGGAATCCTGGCGACCCTGGGCGCCCTGTGGGTTTTTTGGACCGCGTGGGTTTAA
- a CDS encoding FadR/GntR family transcriptional regulator: protein MTLQKIKRGSLVEGSVENLRRAVEQGTWAVGERLPNETTLAETLGVSRNTVREAVRVLAHVGILETRQGDGTFVRAMLDAGEVFRRIERTALRDQLEVRMMLETEAARLAAERRGEADLDAMRTALDNRHAAGDDIEKRIRFDEQFHHAIVNASGNQALVELYKYFAGSISKTIHETEKNEGLPRPSHADHERLLEAVQRGDAGVADDVARTLLKASLDALEFE, encoded by the coding sequence GTGACTCTACAGAAGATCAAGCGTGGCTCCCTCGTCGAAGGCTCTGTCGAGAACCTGCGCCGCGCCGTTGAGCAGGGCACATGGGCGGTAGGCGAGCGTCTACCCAACGAAACCACGCTGGCTGAAACCCTGGGCGTCAGCCGTAACACGGTGCGGGAAGCGGTAAGGGTGCTGGCACACGTTGGCATTCTGGAAACCCGGCAGGGGGACGGCACGTTTGTACGCGCAATGCTGGACGCCGGCGAGGTCTTCAGGCGAATAGAGCGAACAGCGCTTCGCGACCAACTGGAGGTCCGTATGATGCTTGAAACTGAAGCGGCTCGACTCGCTGCTGAACGCAGAGGCGAGGCGGACTTGGACGCCATGCGAACAGCACTGGACAACCGTCACGCTGCTGGCGACGACATTGAGAAGCGGATCCGCTTCGATGAACAGTTCCACCACGCGATCGTAAACGCATCCGGCAATCAGGCACTCGTTGAGCTCTACAAGTATTTTGCAGGCAGCATCAGTAAGACCATCCATGAGACGGAGAAAAACGAAGGTCTGCCGAGACCGTCCCATGCGGATCACGAGCGCTTGCTGGAAGCTGTTCAGCGCGGCGACGCGGGAGTGGCAGACGACGTGGCGCGGACGTTGTTGAAAGCGAGTCTGGATGCACTGGAGTTTGAGTAA
- a CDS encoding TrmH family RNA methyltransferase, protein MKLDDIKKLHQKKYRQSLGHFLVEGEHLVLELEKAAEGNSHWQQAQLFVTGAYQDWPSPWPKTQISDRQMAQFADTKSPQGILAVAPLPPAAGSAPGADASSASTGKAVYLHEVQDPGNLGTILRTLAWFGGLRCLLSPGSVDPFNPKVVRSSMGAVFHVPIETEVSLAALGSRYSRIACLDIGGEPLTSPDFHDHDCYLFGNEARGVPAEVSTLAAQRFTIPGAAAIESLNLASAVNMAVYELNRT, encoded by the coding sequence GTGAAGCTGGATGACATCAAGAAGCTTCACCAGAAAAAATACCGCCAGTCCCTCGGGCACTTCCTGGTGGAGGGCGAACACCTGGTACTGGAGCTGGAAAAGGCCGCTGAGGGAAACTCGCACTGGCAGCAGGCGCAGTTATTCGTCACCGGCGCTTATCAGGACTGGCCCAGCCCCTGGCCCAAAACCCAGATCAGCGACCGGCAGATGGCCCAATTCGCCGACACAAAGTCGCCCCAGGGCATACTTGCGGTGGCGCCCTTACCGCCCGCCGCCGGCAGTGCTCCAGGAGCCGACGCATCTTCAGCCTCGACGGGAAAGGCCGTCTACCTGCATGAAGTCCAGGACCCTGGCAACCTCGGCACCATCCTGCGAACGCTGGCCTGGTTCGGCGGCCTGCGCTGTCTGCTCAGCCCCGGCAGTGTGGATCCGTTCAACCCTAAAGTGGTGCGGTCCAGCATGGGTGCTGTTTTTCATGTGCCCATCGAAACCGAAGTCAGCCTGGCTGCCCTGGGCAGCCGCTATTCCCGTATTGCCTGCCTCGACATCGGCGGTGAGCCGCTGACAAGCCCTGACTTCCATGACCATGACTGCTACCTGTTCGGCAACGAGGCCCGGGGAGTACCCGCCGAAGTATCCACGCTTGCCGCCCAGCGCTTCACCATCCCCGGTGCCGCCGCGATTGAATCCCTGAACCTCGCTTCTGCCGTTAACATGGCAGTGTATGAGTTGAATCGGACGTAA
- a CDS encoding AraC family transcriptional regulator has protein sequence MDTLSLLLDDIRLSGARFKRVELQPPWKMALHMPGVASFHVVTSGSCVLAREGEANLKIQTGDVIILPRGPAHWMSDSDDSMRTCPALDLKQHLDPQETGGLQTLSVFSQPQLADRLVSGYFEFDSDLARPLISALPSLIHYRATDSETPDWLHFGLMFLETEISTQRTAQQAVINRIADILLIQCLRDYVDNLPEGSGNWLLALKDPALSAALSAMHKNPERAWTVPQLAGIACMSRSSFANRFGKVLGEPPWSYLTAHRMRLAAWQLRHSNQPIWHIAEQFGYQSDAAFSQAFRRIHDCAPSRYRELSRLSDSPR, from the coding sequence ATGGACACCCTCAGCCTTCTCCTTGATGACATCCGCCTAAGTGGTGCCCGCTTCAAAAGGGTAGAGCTACAGCCTCCCTGGAAAATGGCCCTGCACATGCCGGGGGTCGCCAGCTTTCATGTGGTTACCTCGGGCAGTTGCGTGCTGGCTCGCGAGGGTGAAGCGAACCTGAAGATTCAGACCGGGGATGTGATTATTCTGCCCCGAGGGCCTGCGCATTGGATGAGCGACTCCGACGACAGTATGAGGACCTGTCCGGCCCTCGACCTCAAGCAGCACCTCGATCCGCAGGAAACCGGTGGCCTACAAACCCTGAGTGTATTCAGTCAGCCCCAGTTGGCAGATCGCCTGGTAAGCGGTTACTTCGAATTTGACAGCGACCTGGCGCGGCCCCTGATTTCGGCCTTGCCCAGCCTGATCCACTATCGTGCCACCGATAGCGAAACGCCAGACTGGCTGCACTTCGGCCTGATGTTTCTGGAAACCGAAATCAGTACCCAGCGAACGGCACAGCAGGCCGTTATCAACCGCATTGCCGACATCCTTCTGATCCAGTGCCTGCGCGATTATGTCGACAACCTGCCCGAGGGCAGCGGAAACTGGCTTCTTGCGCTCAAGGACCCGGCGCTATCAGCTGCTTTATCCGCCATGCACAAGAATCCCGAACGCGCCTGGACTGTGCCGCAGCTGGCGGGTATCGCCTGCATGTCTCGGTCATCCTTTGCCAACCGCTTTGGCAAGGTGCTGGGCGAGCCGCCCTGGTCCTACCTGACTGCTCACCGGATGCGCCTGGCTGCCTGGCAGCTTCGCCACAGCAACCAGCCGATCTGGCATATTGCCGAACAATTCGGTTACCAGTCCGATGCGGCCTTCAGCCAGGCCTTCCGTCGTATACATGACTGCGCTCCCTCGCGCTATCGCGAACTCAGCCGGCTCAGTGACAGCCCCAGGTGA
- a CDS encoding MipA/OmpV family protein, translated as MPLPSVDDFTRGEDGWGVGLGLGIEYESAYEGSDEFELEANPAGAVQWRDGDNIYYWAGAALGWRGLRSEAWLLDVAVAFPFEDGREESDSEDGRLDGLGDVDGSTEIVLQARRALDSDWRYWLDGRLIASEDGSLGIFGAGRRFGDQTDGTGSDLSLVLVFHDSDYANRDFGINSEQAANSGLDQTDLDGGFRSIGLNYTFRYYVSDKWQVFGEALYEHFSSDVRDSPIARSDYEAEVGVGAIYVF; from the coding sequence GTGCCATTGCCCTCGGTTGACGACTTCACCAGAGGCGAAGATGGCTGGGGAGTAGGGCTTGGCCTGGGTATTGAGTACGAGTCTGCCTACGAAGGCTCCGATGAATTCGAACTTGAGGCCAATCCTGCCGGCGCCGTGCAATGGCGAGACGGAGATAATATCTACTACTGGGCGGGTGCGGCACTCGGCTGGCGGGGACTTCGATCTGAGGCCTGGCTTCTTGACGTCGCAGTTGCTTTCCCTTTCGAGGATGGCCGTGAAGAGAGTGATTCCGAGGACGGTCGTCTGGATGGTCTTGGTGATGTCGACGGGAGCACTGAAATTGTTTTGCAGGCGCGTCGTGCACTCGATTCGGACTGGCGTTATTGGCTGGATGGACGACTTATTGCCAGCGAGGACGGAAGCCTGGGTATTTTTGGGGCTGGGCGTCGTTTCGGGGACCAAACAGACGGTACGGGGTCGGATCTGAGTCTTGTTCTGGTTTTCCACGATAGCGATTATGCTAATCGGGATTTTGGTATCAACTCAGAACAGGCAGCTAATTCCGGGCTAGATCAAACCGATCTCGACGGTGGCTTTCGCTCTATCGGGCTGAACTATACCTTCCGATATTATGTCAGCGATAAATGGCAGGTGTTCGGCGAGGCGCTATACGAGCATTTCAGCAGCGACGTGCGCGACAGCCCAATTGCGCGCAGCGATTACGAAGCGGAAGTAGGTGTTGGCGCAATCTACGTATTCTGA
- a CDS encoding transposase, with amino-acid sequence MPKPRKTQVALSATPYYHCVSRCVRRAFLCGRDPLSGRDFSHRRGWIEARILKLTNTFSIDVCAYAVMSNHVHVVLHVDQALAESWSLDQVIDHWHGLFTGSFLSQRYCRGDAMGRAELSALHQQVEVWRGRLQDISWYMRCLNEVIARQANQEDNCTGRFWEGRFKCQALLDEKALAACLAYVDLNPVRAGIADTPEASEFTSIRQRILQRNTAPGSQPVQLLPFSGNPREEMPKGLPFRLDDYLELVDWTGKQVRDGKRGAVAQDLPPILERLAIEPKHWLSMSLHFESRFKGLVGTAYAVKAACRQLGYRRYSGVSRCKELFG; translated from the coding sequence TTGCCCAAACCCCGCAAAACCCAGGTTGCCCTCAGTGCCACGCCCTACTATCACTGCGTTTCCCGGTGTGTCCGCCGAGCCTTCCTCTGTGGCCGCGATCCCTTGAGCGGTCGGGACTTTTCACATCGCCGTGGCTGGATTGAAGCGCGCATCCTCAAACTTACCAACACCTTTTCAATTGACGTCTGTGCCTATGCGGTGATGAGCAATCATGTACACGTAGTTTTACATGTGGACCAGGCACTGGCCGAGAGTTGGTCGCTGGATCAGGTGATCGACCACTGGCACGGGCTTTTCACCGGCTCGTTTTTGAGCCAGCGCTACTGTCGGGGCGACGCGATGGGACGGGCAGAGCTCAGCGCGCTGCATCAACAGGTGGAGGTTTGGCGCGGCCGACTGCAGGACATCAGCTGGTACATGCGCTGCCTGAACGAAGTCATCGCCCGCCAGGCCAACCAGGAGGACAATTGCACGGGAAGATTCTGGGAAGGTCGCTTCAAATGCCAGGCACTGCTGGACGAGAAAGCGCTGGCGGCCTGCTTGGCCTATGTTGATTTGAATCCAGTAAGGGCCGGTATAGCAGACACCCCAGAGGCCAGCGAATTCACCTCCATTCGCCAGCGCATTCTACAGCGCAACACAGCGCCGGGAAGCCAACCGGTTCAATTACTGCCCTTCTCAGGGAACCCGCGGGAAGAGATGCCCAAAGGCCTGCCGTTCCGGTTGGACGACTATCTGGAACTTGTCGACTGGACGGGAAAGCAAGTTCGGGACGGTAAGCGCGGTGCGGTTGCTCAGGACCTACCGCCGATCCTGGAACGGCTGGCAATCGAACCGAAGCACTGGCTCTCGATGAGCCTGCACTTTGAAAGCCGCTTTAAGGGGCTGGTGGGCACCGCCTATGCCGTAAAGGCCGCCTGTCGGCAACTGGGTTATCGACGCTATAGTGGCGTTTCGCGGTGTAAAGAGCTCTTCGGCTAG
- a CDS encoding NAD(P)/FAD-dependent oxidoreductase: MIRVTELALPLDHPEEALRAAILQRLQLRDADLLQLTVFKRSYDARKKNSEIKFVYIVDLAVQDEASVLDRFADDVHVRPAPDTAYYPVAQAPAGLSDRPLIVGLGPCGLFAALLLAQMGFRPIVLERGKDVRRRTKDTWALWRKKELSPESNVQFGEGGAGLFSDGKLYSQIKDPKFYGRKVMAEFVKAGAPDEILYVSKPHIGTFRLTGVVSRMREEIINLGGEIRFEHKVTDLLLEEGQVRGVTLANGEQLMSRHVVMALGHSARDTFRMLQHRGVFLEAKPFAIGFRVEHPQGLIDKARLGKYAGHPALGAADYKLVHHAKNGRAVYSFCMCPGGTVVAATSEPGRVVTNGMSQYSRNERNANSGIVVSIQPEQDFPGDALAGVELQEQLEARAYELGGSDYCAPAQLVGDFVAGRPSAKLGEVEPSYKPGILLGDLAPSLPAYAIEAIREAFPAFGRQIRGFDRPDALLTGVETRTSSPVRITRDRDSLQSLNTRGLYPAGEGAGYAGGILSAGVDGIKIAEAVAKAMLADVETAPAHVKEAQVQKS, from the coding sequence ATGATTCGCGTTACCGAACTGGCACTGCCCCTAGATCATCCCGAAGAAGCGCTACGTGCTGCAATCCTCCAGCGCCTGCAGCTTCGGGATGCGGACCTGCTGCAACTTACAGTTTTCAAGCGCAGCTATGACGCCCGCAAGAAGAACAGCGAGATCAAGTTCGTCTACATCGTGGACCTGGCCGTGCAGGACGAAGCCAGCGTATTGGACCGGTTCGCAGATGACGTACATGTCCGCCCTGCGCCGGATACTGCCTACTACCCCGTGGCGCAGGCACCTGCAGGCTTGTCAGACCGGCCGCTCATTGTTGGTCTGGGGCCCTGCGGTCTGTTCGCTGCCCTGCTGCTGGCACAGATGGGTTTTCGGCCGATCGTGCTGGAACGGGGCAAGGATGTTCGCCGACGTACGAAAGACACCTGGGCCCTGTGGCGCAAAAAAGAGCTGTCACCGGAATCCAATGTGCAATTTGGCGAAGGGGGGGCCGGGCTGTTCTCGGACGGCAAACTCTACAGCCAGATCAAGGACCCGAAGTTCTATGGCCGCAAGGTTATGGCGGAATTTGTCAAGGCCGGGGCACCGGACGAGATCCTGTACGTCAGCAAACCTCACATCGGCACCTTTCGTCTCACGGGCGTGGTATCACGCATGCGGGAAGAGATCATCAACCTGGGCGGCGAGATCCGTTTTGAGCATAAAGTCACCGATCTGCTGCTGGAAGAGGGTCAGGTTCGGGGTGTAACCCTGGCCAACGGCGAGCAGCTCATGAGCCGCCATGTCGTGATGGCATTGGGCCATAGCGCCCGGGACACGTTCAGGATGCTTCAGCACCGGGGCGTATTCCTGGAGGCCAAGCCCTTCGCCATTGGCTTTCGGGTTGAGCATCCCCAGGGCCTGATCGACAAAGCCCGGCTGGGTAAGTATGCAGGCCACCCTGCCCTGGGCGCCGCCGACTACAAGCTGGTGCACCATGCCAAGAACGGCCGGGCAGTTTACAGCTTTTGCATGTGCCCCGGCGGCACTGTAGTGGCCGCCACGTCCGAGCCCGGGCGCGTGGTCACCAACGGTATGAGCCAGTACTCCCGTAATGAACGTAATGCCAACTCCGGCATCGTTGTCAGCATCCAACCGGAGCAGGACTTCCCCGGCGATGCGCTGGCCGGTGTCGAATTACAGGAACAACTCGAAGCCAGGGCTTATGAGCTGGGTGGCAGCGACTACTGCGCCCCTGCGCAACTGGTGGGCGACTTTGTCGCAGGCAGACCTTCGGCGAAACTGGGTGAGGTGGAGCCGTCGTACAAGCCGGGGATTCTTCTTGGGGACCTTGCGCCGTCCCTGCCCGCTTACGCCATCGAAGCTATCCGCGAAGCCTTCCCGGCTTTTGGTCGCCAGATCCGTGGCTTTGACCGCCCGGACGCACTGCTGACCGGGGTCGAAACCCGCACATCTTCGCCGGTTCGCATAACCCGGGACCGTGACAGCCTGCAAAGCCTTAACACCCGCGGGCTTTACCCCGCTGGCGAAGGCGCGGGTTATGCCGGCGGGATTCTCTCCGCCGGGGTCGATGGCATCAAGATCGCCGAAGCCGTCGCCAAGGCCATGCTGGCGGACGTGGAAACAGCGCCTGCGCATGTGAAGGAAGCCCAGGTGCAAAAGTCGTGA
- a CDS encoding bile acid:sodium symporter family protein, whose amino-acid sequence MRVPVDGFTLVLLGTIGLATILPAEGGFAEQLSFTGSGAVALLFFLHGAALSRKQVLAGAGHWKLHLIITTMTFVVFPLLVWPLSLVPASWMPEDLVYGFLYLGVLPSAVSSSIAFTAMARGNVPAAVCSAAASNVFGMMLTPFLLMLLVNMAGDGFAAGSALKDIILQLLLPFFAGHALRPWLARLMDRHKALLGRYDQGVIVLIVYSAFSHSVVSGLWESLPIASVVLAIALCFALLFLVILIGRLAAMNLGLDAADEAAVVFCGSKKSLASGLPMAKVLFAGHPGFGAIVLPIMCYNQIQIIVGAILARQYQARISEAPTRPQTL is encoded by the coding sequence ATGCGCGTCCCAGTTGACGGCTTTACCCTGGTTCTGCTGGGGACAATCGGCCTGGCAACCATATTACCCGCTGAAGGCGGCTTCGCCGAGCAGTTGAGCTTCACGGGCAGTGGTGCCGTTGCTCTGCTGTTCTTTCTCCACGGTGCTGCACTTTCCCGCAAACAGGTTCTTGCGGGAGCCGGCCACTGGAAACTGCACCTGATCATCACGACCATGACTTTCGTCGTGTTTCCGCTCCTGGTATGGCCTCTTTCGCTCGTACCCGCAAGCTGGATGCCAGAGGATCTGGTGTATGGGTTCCTGTACCTGGGCGTATTGCCTTCCGCGGTTTCGTCTTCCATTGCCTTCACCGCAATGGCGCGAGGGAACGTGCCGGCAGCTGTCTGTAGTGCTGCTGCCTCTAACGTATTCGGCATGATGCTTACACCGTTCCTGCTTATGTTACTGGTTAACATGGCTGGGGACGGCTTTGCTGCAGGCAGCGCACTGAAAGACATCATCCTCCAGTTGTTGTTGCCGTTTTTTGCCGGGCATGCGTTGCGGCCCTGGCTTGCCCGGCTTATGGACCGGCATAAGGCCCTGCTCGGCCGCTACGATCAGGGGGTGATCGTGCTTATCGTCTACTCGGCGTTCAGCCACTCGGTGGTGAGCGGGCTCTGGGAGAGCTTGCCTATCGCCTCGGTGGTGCTGGCAATCGCGCTGTGTTTTGCACTGCTTTTTCTGGTGATATTAATCGGCCGATTGGCGGCCATGAACCTGGGTTTGGATGCTGCTGACGAGGCGGCCGTTGTCTTCTGCGGGTCGAAAAAGAGTCTGGCTTCCGGTTTGCCCATGGCGAAGGTGCTATTTGCCGGTCATCCTGGCTTTGGCGCGATTGTGCTGCCCATCATGTGCTACAACCAGATTCAGATCATTGTTGGGGCGATCCTGGCCAGGCAATACCAGGCCAGGATCAGTGAGGCGCCGACCAGGCCGCAAACGTTGTGA
- a CDS encoding cell envelope integrity protein TolA codes for MKLILKIAAGIILAFVVVLILRVVIVGFMLNGANEIARERMDKQRQAAASKEQRVRQEKQETVERDRKAKELARHQAEYRRKKDEAWRNYYMDPVDCLVFRSDRHMVECVDNKKKTRNEFDRLYDRGALP; via the coding sequence ATGAAACTGATTCTAAAAATTGCGGCAGGAATCATTCTGGCATTCGTTGTAGTTTTGATCCTGAGGGTGGTAATCGTAGGCTTCATGCTAAACGGGGCGAATGAAATCGCGAGAGAGCGTATGGACAAGCAGAGGCAAGCTGCGGCCTCGAAAGAACAAAGGGTTCGGCAGGAGAAGCAAGAAACTGTAGAGCGGGACCGGAAAGCGAAAGAGCTAGCACGGCATCAAGCCGAGTACCGTAGAAAGAAGGACGAAGCGTGGCGCAACTATTACATGGACCCCGTGGACTGCCTCGTATTCAGATCTGATAGGCACATGGTGGAGTGTGTCGATAATAAGAAGAAGACGCGCAACGAGTTTGACCGGCTCTATGACCGCGGCGCTTTGCCTTGA
- the rlmE gene encoding 23S rRNA (uridine(2552)-2'-O)-methyltransferase RlmE, translating into MARSKSSNRWLEEHVNDPFVKQAQLDGYRSRASYKLLEINDKDRLIQPGALVLDLGSAPGGWSQVAAKLVGDKGRIVASDILPMDTIAGVEFVQGDFTEQAVFDQIMATLDGAQADVIISDMAPNISGVNAADQAASMYLIELALDMAHQALKPKGSFVAKVFHGEGYDEFVKAVRAVFDKVAVRKPDSSRSRSREVYLVAKGFRGG; encoded by the coding sequence ATGGCCCGTTCCAAAAGCAGTAACCGCTGGCTCGAAGAGCACGTCAACGACCCCTTTGTGAAACAGGCACAGCTGGACGGCTATCGCTCCCGGGCCAGCTACAAGCTGCTGGAGATCAACGACAAGGACCGCCTGATCCAGCCCGGTGCGCTGGTGCTGGACCTGGGCTCCGCGCCCGGTGGATGGTCCCAGGTTGCTGCCAAACTGGTGGGTGACAAGGGCCGCATCGTGGCCTCCGATATCCTGCCCATGGACACTATTGCCGGCGTCGAGTTTGTGCAGGGCGACTTCACCGAACAGGCGGTGTTCGACCAGATCATGGCAACGCTGGATGGCGCCCAGGCAGACGTCATCATTTCTGACATGGCGCCCAATATCAGTGGCGTTAACGCGGCGGACCAGGCTGCCTCCATGTACCTGATAGAACTGGCGCTTGATATGGCGCACCAGGCCCTCAAGCCGAAAGGCAGCTTTGTAGCGAAAGTCTTCCACGGCGAAGGCTACGACGAGTTTGTCAAAGCCGTACGCGCGGTGTTCGATAAAGTCGCAGTGCGCAAGCCGGACTCATCGAGGTCCCGTTCCCGGGAAGTCTATCTGGTGGCGAAGGGGTTTCGGGGCGGTTGA
- a CDS encoding alpha/beta hydrolase, protein MPKANYRKGSFTHQQVRCAATLHKAANADASPCPTILMVHGWGGTQLTLVTHFITAFNDAGFCVVTFDYPGWGDSEGLPRNVINPWKREKTVESALAYAKSLPEVDNSNIILWGSSFGGGHVVRIAAEHPELRGAIAQVPMLDGFLTVKAAPLSRLLRFGLDIVRDLINPFATRYLPIISEAGGYSSMDRDGAWRVEEWIRTHLERLNDNRVAARSLATMSFYRPFRYLKLIQIPTLVIGATRDTVAPFDEAGVKRMSSGSVEIRTIDANHFDPYLEPWFEENIKLQLDFAKKLNAR, encoded by the coding sequence ATGCCGAAGGCGAACTACAGAAAAGGTTCTTTTACGCACCAGCAGGTACGCTGCGCAGCAACACTTCACAAAGCGGCGAATGCGGATGCGTCGCCCTGCCCGACCATTCTTATGGTTCACGGCTGGGGCGGAACCCAACTGACGCTCGTCACGCATTTCATCACCGCCTTCAACGACGCCGGCTTCTGCGTGGTCACGTTCGACTACCCCGGATGGGGCGACAGCGAGGGCCTTCCGCGTAATGTTATCAATCCCTGGAAGCGCGAAAAGACAGTAGAAAGTGCCCTGGCCTACGCCAAATCTCTACCTGAGGTTGATAACTCGAACATCATCCTGTGGGGCAGTTCATTCGGTGGAGGCCATGTCGTTCGAATCGCCGCAGAACACCCGGAATTGCGCGGTGCTATTGCTCAGGTGCCCATGCTTGACGGTTTCCTTACCGTGAAAGCCGCGCCGCTCTCCCGGCTTTTGCGATTCGGCCTGGATATCGTGCGGGATCTGATCAATCCCTTCGCCACCCGTTACTTGCCCATTATTTCTGAGGCGGGTGGTTACTCATCCATGGATCGTGACGGCGCATGGCGCGTGGAAGAATGGATTCGCACCCATCTGGAGCGCCTTAACGACAACCGCGTCGCGGCCCGATCCCTGGCAACGATGTCGTTCTATCGCCCGTTCAGATACCTGAAACTGATTCAGATCCCAACACTGGTCATCGGAGCGACACGCGATACTGTCGCGCCATTTGATGAGGCCGGCGTAAAACGGATGTCTTCCGGCAGCGTTGAGATCCGCACAATCGATGCGAACCACTTCGATCCTTATCTCGAGCCGTGGTTTGAAGAAAACATCAAGCTTCAGCTGGACTTTGCGAAAAAGCTTAATGCGCGTTAA